A genomic segment from Vidua macroura isolate BioBank_ID:100142 chromosome Z, ASM2450914v1, whole genome shotgun sequence encodes:
- the MRPL17 gene encoding 39S ribosomal protein L17, mitochondrial, which produces MRLSVAAAISHGRVYRRLGLSPRSRLDLLRNLVTALVRYERIETPWARADEMRGYAERLIDYAKRGDKDERAMRMADFWLTEKDLIHKLFKVLAPRFQPHPGSYTRLLQIPNRDGLDRAKMAVIELKGSPLPPLVRPRRDSDKTLLNQLVKGYRQDARPRGTAV; this is translated from the exons ATGCGGCTGTCGGTGGCGGCCGCCATCTCGCACGGCCGCGTGTACCGGCGGCTCGGGCTCAGCCCGCGGTCGCGCCTGGACCTACTGCGGAACCTGGTGACAGCGCTAGTGCGCTATGAGCGCATCGAGACGCCCTGGGCGCGGGCGGATGAGATGCGCGGCTACGCCGAGCGG CTCATCGACTACGCCAAGCGGGGGGACAAGGACGAGCGTGCCATGCGTATGGCGGATTTCTGGCTGACC GAGAAGGACCTCATCCACAAGCTGTTCAAGGTGCTGGCGCCCCGCTTCCAGCCGCACCCCGGCAGCTACACGCGCCTGCTGCAGATCCCCAACCGGGACGGGCTGGACCGCGCTAAGATGGCGGTGATCGAGCTGAAGGGGagcccgctcccgccgctcgTCCGCCCGCGCCGCGACTCCGACAAGACGCTGCTGAACCAGCTGGTCAAGGGATACCGGCAGGACGCGCGGCCCCGAGGCACCGCCGTCTAG
- the ARHGEF39 gene encoding rho guanine nucleotide exchange factor 39 isoform X1: protein MSASSLPFVVGANTVEDQRARWERKRGRTAKELLETEHKYLEQLDLVLTYFVTILKAKGTLKPAVLETIFGPLESLYSASHVLSLHLEKGNLGPGLESFCQSLDLYGHYAENLEQANKTLKEEVRKNKSFRQFKKLQETRPQFQGRELEDLLPLPLQRLHQYKHFFRDLLENTSPDTAEYQKLAKTVKSVCEVSHWVQDIFDTRENSLQLLRIQKLLKGQKTQVLTPAVSVSLAYPGRWYIREGWLLVVPAKGEELKRRMFFLFSDILIAAKPCHPLHLLNSNKLSCQAVYLLHQCSVDKVFGHTWSQGGLLSLSFPHKTLLLMSSNQQEINDWYRSLTAAVRQLKA from the exons ATGAGTGCCTCATCCCTGCCATTTGTGGTTGGAGCAAACACTGTGGAAGACCAGCGGGCTCGCTGGGAGAGAAAGCGCGGCAGGACAGCCAAGGAACTGCTGGAAACAGAACACAAATACCTTGAGCAGCTGGATTTGGTGCTCACA tACTTTGTGACAATTTTAAAGGCCAAAGGGACGCTGAAACCTGCTGTGTTGGAAACTATATTTGGACCCCTGGAGTCCTTATATTCAGCCAGCCA TGTTCTGTCACTTCACCTGGAGAAAGGGAACCTGGGACCAGGACTGGAAAGTTTTTGTCAGAGTCTGGATCTTTATGGCCACTATGCTGAGAATTTGGAGCAGGCAAATAAAACATTGAAG GAGGAAGTGAGGAAAAATAAGTCATTCCGGCAGTTTAAGAAACTCCAGGAGACTCGACCTCAGTTTCAAGGGAGGGAGCTAGAGGATCTGCTTCCTTTGCCCCTGCAGAGGCTGCACCA GTACAAGCATTTTTTCAGAGACCTGCTGGAGAACACCAGCCCAGACACTGCTGAGTACCAGAAACTTGCAA AGACTGTGAAATCTGTTTGTGAGGTATCTCACTGGGTCCAAGACATCTTTGATACGAGAGAGAACTCCTTGCAGCTTCTTCGGATTCAGAAATTGCTCAAAGGACAAAAGACTCAGGTTTTGACTCCAG CTGTCTCTGTTTCCCTGGCATACCCAGGGCGCTGGTATATCCGGGAAGGCTGGCTTTTGGTGGTGCCGGCAAAGGGAGAAGAACTGAAGCGCAGGATGTTCTTCCTGTTCTCTGATATCCTCATTGCAGCGAAGCCCTGCCACCCACTGCACCTGCTGAACTCCAACAAACTGTCCTGCCAGGCTGTCTACCTGCTCCACCAGTGCTCAGTGGATAAAGTGTTTGGCCACACATGGAGCCAGGGAGGACTCCTCAGT ctttccttcccaCACAAGACACTGCTGTTGATGTCCAGCAACCAACAAGAGATCAATGACTGGTACCGGAGTCTCACAGCTGCAGTCAG GCAGCTGAAAGCCTGA
- the ARHGEF39 gene encoding rho guanine nucleotide exchange factor 39 isoform X2 — MSASSLPFVVGANTVEDQRARWERKRGRTAKELLETEHKYLEQLDLVLTYFVTILKAKGTLKPAVLETIFGPLESLYSASHVLSLHLEKGNLGPGLESFCQSLDLYGHYAENLEQANKTLKEEVRKNKSFRQFKKLQETRPQFQGRELEDLLPLPLQRLHQYKHFFRDLLENTSPDTAEYQKLAKTVKSVCEVSHWVQDIFDTRENSLQLLRIQKLLKGQKTQVLTPGRWYIREGWLLVVPAKGEELKRRMFFLFSDILIAAKPCHPLHLLNSNKLSCQAVYLLHQCSVDKVFGHTWSQGGLLSLSFPHKTLLLMSSNQQEINDWYRSLTAAVRQLKA; from the exons ATGAGTGCCTCATCCCTGCCATTTGTGGTTGGAGCAAACACTGTGGAAGACCAGCGGGCTCGCTGGGAGAGAAAGCGCGGCAGGACAGCCAAGGAACTGCTGGAAACAGAACACAAATACCTTGAGCAGCTGGATTTGGTGCTCACA tACTTTGTGACAATTTTAAAGGCCAAAGGGACGCTGAAACCTGCTGTGTTGGAAACTATATTTGGACCCCTGGAGTCCTTATATTCAGCCAGCCA TGTTCTGTCACTTCACCTGGAGAAAGGGAACCTGGGACCAGGACTGGAAAGTTTTTGTCAGAGTCTGGATCTTTATGGCCACTATGCTGAGAATTTGGAGCAGGCAAATAAAACATTGAAG GAGGAAGTGAGGAAAAATAAGTCATTCCGGCAGTTTAAGAAACTCCAGGAGACTCGACCTCAGTTTCAAGGGAGGGAGCTAGAGGATCTGCTTCCTTTGCCCCTGCAGAGGCTGCACCA GTACAAGCATTTTTTCAGAGACCTGCTGGAGAACACCAGCCCAGACACTGCTGAGTACCAGAAACTTGCAA AGACTGTGAAATCTGTTTGTGAGGTATCTCACTGGGTCCAAGACATCTTTGATACGAGAGAGAACTCCTTGCAGCTTCTTCGGATTCAGAAATTGCTCAAAGGACAAAAGACTCAGGTTTTGACTCCAG GGCGCTGGTATATCCGGGAAGGCTGGCTTTTGGTGGTGCCGGCAAAGGGAGAAGAACTGAAGCGCAGGATGTTCTTCCTGTTCTCTGATATCCTCATTGCAGCGAAGCCCTGCCACCCACTGCACCTGCTGAACTCCAACAAACTGTCCTGCCAGGCTGTCTACCTGCTCCACCAGTGCTCAGTGGATAAAGTGTTTGGCCACACATGGAGCCAGGGAGGACTCCTCAGT ctttccttcccaCACAAGACACTGCTGTTGATGTCCAGCAACCAACAAGAGATCAATGACTGGTACCGGAGTCTCACAGCTGCAGTCAG GCAGCTGAAAGCCTGA